From Falco naumanni isolate bFalNau1 chromosome 4, bFalNau1.pat, whole genome shotgun sequence:
ATGGCTCATATCCGTTCCATCACCTGGGATGGAAGCTGAGTGTACTGCCTGACTGGTGTTCATGAGGCAGTAATAGCCCTTCACACGATGGGGCAGCCCATCAGCTATGACAAGAAGGCAGTGTTAGTGACTCAGATGTTGTTCCTATGTCTGCAGGTGGCTGCTCAGCTGAGCTACTTCCAAGGTAATGAGACTTGACAACAGTTTCCCCTCCCTTCATAGTGGGACTTCAGACTGTGTTGAACTTGGGTGCTAAGCATCCAGTGTGATTTAGTGGTGTATTTTAGGGCTCTGCAAATCCCTTCCTGAGCATGAGAACTAGTGCCAGCTTGTCCAAAGCTGCTTTGAATACCAGGAAgcagtgagctgcagcagccagtggCAAGTAATAttgaaaacattcagaagaaaatagaagCCGTACATGCTGGGCTCCGGCATAGTCACTTTCAGGATGAGTTTTCCTCTGTCCTGAGGAAAACAGGTGATTCTCATACTGGACCTGAAAACCTGATGTTTTCCTCTACAGTTTGGTGTACACAGTTGTCTTTAAGCTGTTTCAAAGCTCTGTTCCCTTGCTTCTTGCTCAGAGCCAATTGTGCTGCAGAAGTCTCTGGCTCGGCTAGCACAAGTGTCACTGGTGCTGTGCACTTGGAAAACACAGGAGGTTCAGTCTGCTTGAAGGAGCTTACATGGTCTGTTGTCCCCATGGCTGTAGAGGAAACAAGCTATAGCTTGTGGACCTTGGCAAGACCAGAAGCAGGACGAAATGTTGGGGTTGTTGACAACTTTCAGCTGGCTATAGCTTTGCAAGTAtagctgtgctgccagctggatCACTGAGCAATGCAGTCCAGCATAGACGCCGTGGAAAGGAGAGGTGTTTACGCTTGGAGAAACTGTCCTGTGCAGGCTCTGCCATCTGTTAACACCCATCTAAGGATCGCATGAGCTCTATGGGTGGCCTGCCACTGCTATTCACTCAGCAGCCTCTGGCTGTTATCTTCTCAACAGTTTTTCCCAACTAGATGTATCACTAGACACGTGAGTACTataaggatgttgtgaggttatgcaaGGAGAAAATTGGAAGGGGCAAAGCCCCACCAAATgtaatctggctactgccataaaaCCATATGTTTATGTGAATACACTAGCAACTAAAAGGAGAGCAAATCTCCATCCCTCATTGGATTTGGGGCAGGGCAGACACACATAGTGACAAGGGATGAGGAGAAGGATGAGGTACTTGAtaccttctttgcctcagtctttgttagtaagaccagttgttctctgggtaCGTGGCCCATTGCTCTGcaagacagggacagggagcagaatgaagccctTGTAATAGGAGGGGGAGTGGTCAGCAACCTGCTGTACCACTTAGACACACATGAGTCTATGGGGCAGGATGGGATCCCCCTGAGGGTACCGAGGGAGCTGGTGAAAGTGTTCACTGAGCCACTTTaatttatcagcagccctggctcaccAGGGAGGCCCCAGCTGACTGGTAATTGGCAAATGTGACACCATCTACaagaggggctgggaggaggatccagggagctacaggcctgtcagcctgaccttggtaCTGAGAgaggttatggagcagatcatcctgagaGAATGATGACctggacgaggggatcgagtgcaccctcagtaagtttgcagacaacaccgagctggggggagtgttgatctgctggagggcaggaggctctgcagaggggtctgggcaggctgggccgaTGGGCTGAGGCCGATTGTATGAGGTTGAGCAAGGCTGAGCgctgggtcctgcactgggggcacaacaaccccacacagtgctacaggcttgggaGAGAGGCTGGAAAGGTGTCTGGCAGAAGAGGGCCTGGGGATGTTGGTTGATGGCCAGCTGAATGTGAGCCAGCCATGTGCCcagtggccaacagcatcctggcttgtatcagaaacggtgtggccagcaggaccagggcagtgaccgtccccctgcactcggcactggggaggctgcagcttgaatcctgtgttcagtaTTGGagccctcactgcaagagggatgttgaggtgctggaatGTGCCCAGAGAAGGACGCTGGGGACGGGTCTAGGGCACAAGTCTTAGGAGGAGCAgatgagggaactggggttgttcagctgggagagaaggaggctcagggggaccttatcgctctctgcaaCTGCTTGAAAGAAGATTGGGATGGAGTGGTGGTcgtctcttctcccaggtaacaagagataggacaagaagaaatggcctcaagttgtgccgggggttgggggcagttagattggatattaggaaaaatttcttcactgaaggagTTGagtgctggaacaggctgcccagggaggtggttgagtcaccacccctcggggtatttaaaagacatgtagatgtggcacttaaggacatgtttagtggtgggcttggcagtgttaagGGTTGGACTCAATCTTCACGTTCTTTCACAACTTAAATGATCCTATGATTGTGAGCTGGGTGCAGTCCAACAAGGTGTAGCTGTAAGGGCACCACTACCTGTGGCAGCCACAGGAGGACTTGAGCTTCTGCAGCATTCACTGCTGACAGAGTCTAAAAGATTGCATGTATTCTAACACTCAAAGCTTGGGATAAATAAGACCTTTTGCAACTGGACTCTGCATCTAGTAAGAGGCTTTTACAGCTTGGAGCATGTTACCTCCAGTAGTAGTGGGATGAAGCAGGTTGCAGTTGTCTAGCAGCTTAGGCTGTTATATCCTCGGGAACTGAGCTGCTCGGAAGGTGTGTGTATCCATGTTACTGTAGAAGTGAAGGCTTCTTTAGCTGTGCAAGTGGGGAATAGCTTCTGAAGAGTAGCTATGTGGTGCAATGGATGTAGTGTAGGGTAGTTTTAAGGTAACAAAGTCCCCATATAAGAGCTCAATACATGTAGCACAGCTATAACCATCTTTTGGATCCTCTTGCTGTACAGAACCTGCAGGGCTTCTCAGTGAAGGCCAAGGAGTCCGTGTTGCGGACCAGGTCAGTACCAAACCAGGATCTGTGACCTGATTAAGCCTGAGTACCTAAGAATGGTTTGTCCCATCACCTCCCCAGAGGTGGAGAGAAGGGCCTTGTGGTAGGAAGGACATCTTCAACCATTCATAGAAGGACTTCATACTTGCTCTCACTATGCTAAAGCACATCCAGAAGTGTATTTCaggcctgctgcagctgttgtaTTTAAAGCTTCTTCACTTACCTGAAGGAGACCTGGGAACAAGTAAGAGTGTGGATCTCCGGAGCTCAGCTCTCACTCATGCTAATTGGATGGACCATTAGTAGCCTATAAAGTAGACTGGAGTCGTGGCAGGATGAAACTAAACTAAGAACTCCTTGTTTAACAGAGCAATAGACTGATTGTTGTGAGGTTTGTCACTGAGCCTTACATGGCCTTCCACTGAAGGTGAGGTGGCAGTAGTTAGCTTCACATGCTCTCAGCAAAGCTGTGTAgtctggtttttaaaaaagtttgcCTTGTAATTCAGCTGTTCAGCTGGCCTGTGTGGTTGTGTTGCAACTGTTTCAACCACGGTGTATCCTTGGGGCTGAATGCTtccacacagcacagctgctagAGAAAGCTATTGCTTCTCCAAGCTGAATCTGAAGGTGAAGGAAGCccactttttttcctactgcGAAACTACTGAACAGCACAAAAAAGCAATTATCTTATTAGACACATCCTTGTTTACATCTCACTTGGTAGCGTGTGTAAGAGTTGGCCTGTGTTGGGGGCTGATATGCTTTAGTTAATTTCCTCCAGTAGGGCTATGGGAGATGCCCTAGGCTAGTAGATAACTGCTGAATGGCCTGGAAATAGGCTCCAAAATGGACTGTAAAGGCCAAGTGCTTGGCTCGCTTATCTGTTGGTATTAAGTTGCCACTACTGGTCTGGCATGGCTCTGCCTATGAAATGGGCAAACACCTGGTTAGTGCTCAAGTACGGCCTCTTGAATTGAAGGAGTCTGGTTTCAGGGGTGCTGGACTCTGCCTGTTGCTGGCTCCTTGCTGGGAATCTGGTTTCTCAGACTGCagacttgctgctttttgtccTGAGAAATGATGTATCTGATGGaattgttccttttcctttctagtGTAAAAGATGACTTCTAGGAAGAAAGTGTTACTGAAAGTCATCATCCTTGGAGACTCTGGGTAAGTGGAGGAGCCTTTAAGCTGCCTATCTGCATCTGACTGGAGCAGTGCTCTTGCCTAGTGGGAGCCTGGATGCTCTGTAAGTaaccagcagtgctgggaggagATATTTTGCATCCTCAGATGGGTGTGTTACCTTATGGCTTTAAGGACTCCTCACCACTCTGTCCTGAATGCATTCCCACAGTTCAACATCTTGGAAGTCCTATCACAATAATAAACGATGAAAATGCAGTGGGCAGATGACTCCAATAGCAGAACTGGATAGCCTTTCTGCAAGGAGGACGTGTGGTGTTGAAATGAGCATTTCActtaaatcaaaattaaaatcccaGAACTTCTAGTAAGCAGTCTTAGGTGATTTCTGAAAACTCTGCCTCTGTCAGAGACTGTTTATAGTGAGCCATCTGCTTAGCTTCTGTCTGATATGGCTAGAGCCTGCCCCTTGGAGTGAAAGGCTTTGCCCTGAGCTGGTCAGCAGCAAgagcctgctctgctcttgcagGTTACTTGCCCTGCAGGCTGTAACCGAACTCCTGTGACATAAAGTTTATTTATACCACGGTGTCCAGCAGGCTGTTGATCAGGGACCACGGTGTCCAGCAAGCTGTCAGTCGGGGGGTGTTTCTCAGCTGCTGAGAGGCCATGTGAGCTTCTAAGCTGGCCCTCATGGGAGGATCTCCACCTCTGGGTGCCTAGCAGATGTGTATGTGGCTTGTTGCCAGCTGAGATTGTCTGTTCTTCCACCCCTTCATTCTGCAGAGGCTGAAGGTGACTGTTTCTGGTGGGTTTCTCTGGGGCACTTCATCTTCTTCCAGAATTGCCCTCATGATGATAATGTGATGCATACTGCTTCCTGGGGATCAGATTACTGATGGGGAAACAAGGTTTCTCAATACTGTAATCCTTTGTATCCTTAGGTAGCTAATGCTCTTACTCAGTGTGGTGGTTCAGCATCTATTGATGTAAAAGCACCTTCTTGCGGAGGTGGGTGCATTTTTCCCCTGGTTGAAAGGCCAGGGGTGCTATGGTGGAAGGCAAAGGGCACTGGTATGTTCTGTTCAGGGTGGTTAATGCACACGCTTGTAGAAACAGCCTACATagtctttttgtctttctgtacaGGGTGGGAAAGACATCGCTCATGAACCAGTATGTGAACAAGAAATTCAGTAACCAGTACAAGGCTACGATAGGCGCAGACTTCCTGACAAAAGAGGTCATGGTGGATGACAGGCTAGTGACAATGCAGGTAAGGGGTaactctgctccctgctgcaagGGGTACCTGGCTGCCTGGACCACACTCGTGGAAGTACCTGCTCTAGTGTAGTCCAGGGTGGTGCAGGGGTCAGTGTACTCAGTGTGAACCTTGTTTGCACTGAACTTCTCTTGGCCATAGGTACTGCTGGGCTTCTCTGCAGGTCTGTGCAAGGGAAAGCAAGTACCAGTTTGGCCTCAGCGAAGAGCAGATTGGGCAGGCCCAGTTTACAGACTAGCGTTTGACTGTCAGTAAACTCGATCTCATTAGAAAGGTTTGCTTCCATAGTGTTTAGGAACTGGAAagggctggaaaaaaagactCCTTAGGACAACTACTGGTGCTACCCTGAGTCCTATGGGTATAGTGTTAACCTGCCAGTCTACTTATGTCTCTAGTACCTGAAGCTTTTATCTCTCCATGGTGAGACTGcctgcaacaaggcttttgcTGCCTTGCAGTCATCGGGGGTGTTTGGACTGTGCTGGTACCTAAGTgtaccccagcactgcaggcaggtcACCCGCTGACCCTAATACCCAAGTCCTGCTTGCCCAGAACAAGGATAAGTCCCTTGCTGAGGCTGAACACAAAAAAGGTTCACTACCTTTAGAAGGGTGTTTCTGGCTTCCTTTTGCTGGCTCTGGTGTAATAGTGCCTACAGAAATTCTCAAGCCTTCAGGTGCTCCTGTCTGGTTAGCTGGGGACTGTAGATGTCTGGTAGGGAGTTTTGAAATGAATGCCCTAACCATGGACTGACTATGTGGAGTAGAGCTGGCTTATCTGACCTGTCTTTTGCTCCAGATATGGGATACAGCAGGACAAGAACGATTTCAGTCTCTGGGAGTTGCCTTCTACAGGGGAGCGGACTGCTGTGTGCTGGTGTTTGATGTCACGGCCCCCAACACATTCAAAACCCTAGACAGCTGGAGGGACGAATTCCTCATTCAGGCCAGTCCAAGGGATCCTGAGAACTTTCCTTTTGTTGTGCTGGGAAACAAGATTGACCTAGAAAACAGACAAGTGAGTAGTGGGACTTGCTAGCCTCCCCTTAAATTCCTGGAGTGGGAGACCTTGTAGGAACGTGGGAGGGTTATCTGAGAAACAGGAGTGGGAGGTGCTCGAGTGGCTCAGCTGCTGTGTGTCACTAAGGAAGAGTTTCTACTGCCTGGAGAGGTCAAACCCCTGTGCACAGCATGCTCCTGCCCACTGGTGGAAGGATTGCAGCAGTTTCCTAGGTAGATGCAAGGAGAGGAGCCGATTCTCCTCCAGAGTCGCTGAGAAACTCCTATGCGAGCAGGTCCCTGCTGTGTGGATACCTGAGCGGTCTGTGCCCTGTGGTCTCATCTTCCTCAGGCATGGTGTTCCTTGCCTCAGGGCTGAGTGTATCTGGTGGTGGGCAGCAGTCTCCTGTGCTCTGCATCAAGGCTGTAGTTTTAACGAGATCAGAACTGCTGTCTTGGCTCAGGTTGGATATAAAGGGTCTCTGGCCTGGCCCATGGAAGTAAAACCCCCTTCCTGCCTAGCTGAAGGTGGTGATGCTGCTCTCTGTCCACCCAGGTCACCACAAAAAGGGCACAAGCCTGGTGCTACAGTAAAAACAACATCCCCTACTTTGAAACCAGTGCCAAGGAGGCCATTAATGTGGAACAAGCTTTCCAGACGATTGCACGAAACGCACTTAAACAGGTAGggagggggctggtgggggcCAGTCCTGCCTGCTGAGCTGGGCTACTGCAGGCAGCCTTGGACTCTCCAACAGCTTTCCCCAGCCAAGAATGGCTCCTTGCATGCTAGGAGCTGTCTGTAGAGCTGTGGCACTAACTCGCCTCTTCTTTCTCACTAGGAAACCGAAGTGGAGCTTTACAATGAATTTCCTGAACCCATCAAACTAGACAAGAATGACCGAGTGAAGGCTTCTGCggagagctgcagctgctgaggggagagggaggggttGAGCACAGTCCTTCACAAATGATTATCACACTTAGGCCTTCAAACACACAGCCCctcttctgtgtttaaaatgaaatttaaaaaaatttccatctCCAGCTGCCAAATTCCACCCATCTCCCATGAGCGTCTGAGTCCCGCACTTCAGAGCTCGTGTCCCCACACCATCCACATCACACTTCATGGTAACAGACCTTTCTCTTAGTTTAAAATGGAAACTCTTGGGTATGTTTGGAACTGAATCTAATTCCAGGTGTCCAATGGAGAGAAACTGTTTACAGGTAATCTGTGTAACAAGttacatacatttttaactGTCTCGTGTTTTCCCCTGTGAAGGCTGCAACTGGAAAGGCTGATTACCCATAGTTCATTGCAAGCTCAGCACTCAGTCCAACTAGGTTGAGTTTTGTATGTATCTCTGTTAATGCTTGTTACTTTTAACTAATCAGATCTTTTTACAGTATCCATGTATTATGTAATGCTTCTTTAGGAAAAATCTTATAGTACATGTTAATATATGCAAccaattaaaaatgtataaattagTGTAAAATTCCTGAAATACATGTTCAAGTACTGAAACACAGATTGTGTAGAAAGTGAGGAGGACACTTGTGAACTGCAGCGTGCTAGCAACACAAAGTCCAGATAGAGGCAGTATTCTGTACAGTAGAGATGAACTATGTAAGCCTTCTTGTTTCGAGGCCAAAAAGGCTTCATCTTCTGGAAAATCTGTCTGGCTTCCTTGTATCTAAATTCTCAGATTTGCATAACAGCATTGATATGCACACTGGATTAttggatttaaaattaaatacagctaTGAAAATGACCTCATTTGTTCACCTCCCCTACTGCTTAACTCCTAACATCCTGGAGCGAGTGCGAGAAGGAGCCAGAGCTGAGGTGCCCCAGTGGCTCTTTGTACTGTGGATGGAGCTCCTCTCCCACCTGGGTTGCGGTAGCTGTTTCTTGATGAATGACCTGGACTATGaatcttccctttcttcttacTGACTGCTAATCTGGATTTTTGGTATGGAAAAACTTGGCAATCTagtccctttcctttcttcctttcttcctggtATTTGTTCTTGCGTTTGTAGCTTGCTTAAATGGAGCCCTTCTACCTGTTTTCCAGAGGTCTACATTCTAGTACGTAGGCTGAGCTCTTATGTAAAGAGACAAACATGATGCCAATAAACTTAACAAGAACAAACCTTCTTGTTTACTCctgtttctgactttttttttttctcctcttcactAACAtgctctctttctctgtctAGTCACCATTTCTGCAAGCCACTGCTTGCTGATTGAAGGATGTTTGTGCTTCTTCCTTACTATTAAGTCTGTGCCACCCAAACTGGTTTTCAGGAGTGGGCTGAGCGGGCCCTGCTTGCTTGGCTGACCCCAGGCTGtagcagggcagctgcccccctgctccccttgAAGCTGCTCACAGGGCAGGAACGGTGCTGGGTCTGATGGCTCGGTTATGGGCATTGTCCTTCAGCCCTGTCCTGGCCACGCAAAAAGCCTTTGCGGAAgggtggaggggagggcagTGCTGTTGCTCTTGCTATCCTCAACTTGGAGGAGCCCTTCCTGGCTCACCAGTTACGTGCTTCAGCTGGAAGAGAGGCAATGCTGGCAGAGTTATCTTAGAGCTGAGGACCTTGCCTTGGTCCAGCCTAGTCAAGGTTAAGCCTTTACTTTCTAGGTGCTGGGCATGGCTCTCTGCACTCAGCGAGGCTGAGCTCCCTACTACTGTGCCCACaggaagatggaaaacaaagtgTAGTGAAATGAGGCCAGTTATTTCAAGAGTCTTCTAACAGTCTTTGTGCTCTATATCCTATTTTACAGCTTTGACCTGTCATGCTTTTCTCTCACTTGACTAGGCTTTTGCTGTCCACATCAATTTCAAATAACTACTCTGCAATAGCAACGTATCCTGGTGGGACCGCTTTCCTGTCGgcacctttttttaaagacttggaCCTTCTGCTCATCTCTATTTAAAGCATCACTCCACGcttgtttttctgcagataCGGTTCTGGTGTGGAGAAAGCCAAGCTGGGAGAGGTGGGAATGATAACTCTGAAGTGATGTTTTTGGGAAAGAGGAGGGTCTGTACCTACCTCCTGCTGCTTTGGGCTTGGGTTGtggagctgaggctggaagggcTGCGTGGTGCAGCTGTGGAGGAGCCCTGAGGAGACCCTGTGTTTAATTTCTACCCAATTAAATAAAATGGCAGTGACACAAGACAAAGGGAGAGCGCTCCACAGCGGGCAGGACAGCTGTGGAGCTCCTTGTCACAGGATGTTATGGGTGATAAAGGGGAGGATTCCATTTACCCACCTACAAACTGATGGTTTTGCAGGTGGGAATATGatgtatatgcatgtgtacAAAAGCCAGTGCAGGAGGCAAGCAGTGTGGGGGTTAGTGCCCTGCTGTTGTACTCGGGGCTGATGGTGTCAAAGACAAGGGGCTGGTGTTCCTGCAAGAATTGCTTTTCATTGCTGT
This genomic window contains:
- the RAB7A gene encoding ras-related protein Rab-7a produces the protein MTSRKKVLLKVIILGDSGVGKTSLMNQYVNKKFSNQYKATIGADFLTKEVMVDDRLVTMQIWDTAGQERFQSLGVAFYRGADCCVLVFDVTAPNTFKTLDSWRDEFLIQASPRDPENFPFVVLGNKIDLENRQVTTKRAQAWCYSKNNIPYFETSAKEAINVEQAFQTIARNALKQETEVELYNEFPEPIKLDKNDRVKASAESCSC